In Camelus bactrianus isolate YW-2024 breed Bactrian camel chromosome 18, ASM4877302v1, whole genome shotgun sequence, one DNA window encodes the following:
- the CLCN7 gene encoding H(+)/Cl(-) exchange transporter 7 isoform X1, with the protein MANVSKKVSWSGRDLDDDEAAPLLRRAARPGASAGEATPLLNGAGPAAARASPHSAFFRIGQMSTLELDDELLDPEMDPPHPFPKEIPHNEKLLSLKYESLDYDNSENQLFLEEERRINHTAFRTVEIKRWVICAMIGILTGLVACFIDIVVEKLAGLKYRVVKDNIDKFTEKGGLSFSLLLWATLNSAFVLLGSVIVAFIEPVAAGSGIPQIKCFLNGVKIPHVVRLKTLVIKVSGVILSVVGGLAVGKEGPMIHSGSVIAAGISQGRSTSLKRDFKIFEYFRRDTEKRDFVSAGAAAGVSAAFGAPVGGVLFSLEEGASFWNQFLTWRIFFASMISTFTLNFVLSIYHGNVWDLSSPGLINFGRFDTETMVYTIHEIPIFIAMGVLGGVLGAVFNALNYWLTMFRIRYIHRPCLQVIEAMLVAAVTATVAFVLIYSSRDCQPLQGSSVSYPLQLFCADGEYNSMAAAFFNTPEKSVVSLFHDPPGSYNPMTLGLFTLVYFFLACWTYGLTVSAGVFIPSLLIGAAWGRLFGISLSYITGAAIWADPGKYALMGAAAQLGGIVRMTLSLTVIMMEATSNVTYGFPIMLVLMTAKIVGDVFIEGLYDMHIQLQSVPFLHWEAPVTSHSLTAREVMSTPVTCLRRREKVGVIVDVLSNTMSNHNGFPVVEAADDTQPARLQGLILRSQLIVLLKHKVFVERSNVGLVRRRLRLKDFRDAYPRFPPIQSIHVSQDERECTMDLSEFMNPSPYTVPQEASLPRVFKLFRALGLRHLVVVDNRNQVVGLVTRKDLARYRLGKGGLEELSLAQT; encoded by the exons ATGGCCAACGTCTCCAAGAAGGTGTCGTGGTCTGGCCGCGACCTGGACGATGACGAGGCGGCGCCGCTGCTGCGAAGGGCGGCGCGGCCCGGGGCGTCGGCCGGGGAGGCCACGCCGCTGCTGAACGGGGCCGGGCCAGCGGCCGCCCGCGCA TCGCCCCATTCGGCATTTTTCCGGATTGGACAGATGAGCACCTTGGAGCTGGACGATGAGCTTCTGGACCCC GAGATGGACCCCCCTCACCCTTTCCCCAAGGAGATCCCACACAATGAGAAGCTGCTGTCCCTCAAGTATGAG AGCTTGGACTATGACAACAGTGAGAACCAGctgttcctggaggaggagagacgGATCAACCACACG GCCTTCCGGACAGTGGAGATCAAACGCTGGGTCATCTGTGCCATGATTGGCATCCTTACGGGCCTCGTGGCCTGCTTCATTGACATCGTGGTGGAGAAGCTGGCTGGCCTCAAGTACAGGGTTGTCAAGGACA ATATTGACAAGTTCACAGAGAAGGGTGGGCTGTCCTTCTCCCTCCTGCTGTGGGCCACTCTGAACTCTGCGTTTGTGCTCCTGGGCTCGGTGATCGTGGCCTTTATAGAG CCGGTCGCCGCTGGCAGCGGGATCCCCCAGATCAAGTGCTTCCTCAATGGGGTGAAGATCCCCCACGTGGTCCGGCTCAAG ACTCTGGTGATCAAAGTGTCCGGCGTGATCCTGTCCGTGGTGGGAGGACTGGCTGTGGGGAAG GAGGGGCCAATGATCCACTCCGGCTCCGTGATTGCTGCTGGGATTTCCCAGGGGAGGTCAACATCACTAAAGCGAGATTTCAAG ATCTTCGAGTACTTCcgcagagacacagagaagcgGGACTTTGTCTCGGCAGGAGCTGCGGCCGGAGTGTCTGCTGCGTTTGGGGCCCCTGTGG GTGGGGTCCTGTTCAGCTTGGAGGAGGGTGCGTCCTTCTGGAACCAGTTCCTGACATGGAGAATT TTTTTTGCTTCCATGATTTCCACCTTCACCCTGAATTTCGTCCTAAGCATTTACCACGGAAATGTGTGGGACCTGTCCAGCCCTGGCCTCATCAACTTTGGAAGATTTGACACCGAG ACGATGGTGTACACGATCCACGAGATCCCCATCTTCATTGCCATGGGTGTGCTGG GTGGTGTCCTTGGAGCCGTGTTCAACGCTTTGAATTACTGGCTGACGATGTTTCGAATCAG GTACATCCACCGGCCCTGCCTCCAGGTGATCGAGGCCATGCTGGTGGCCGCTGTCACGGCCACAGTCGCCTTCGTGCTGATTTACTCTTCCCGGGATTGTCAGCCCCTGCAGGGGAGCTCTGTGTCCTATCCCCTCCAG CTCTTCTGTGCCGATGGCGAGTACAACTCAATGGCCGCAGCCTTCTTCAACACCCCGGAGAAGAGCGTGGTCAGCCTTTTCCACGACCCCCCAG GCTCCTACAACCCCATGACGCTTGGCCTCTTCACCCTGGTCTACTTCTTCCTGGCCTGCTGGACCTACGGGCTCACGGTGTCGGCCGGTGTCTTCATCCCGTCCTTGCTCATCGGGGCCGCCTGGGGCCGGCTGTTCGGCATCTCCCTCTCCTACATCACAGGGGCCGCA ATCTGGGCAGACCCCGGCAAGTATGCCCTGATGGGAGCGGCTGCCCAGCTGG GTGGGATCGTGAGGATGACGCTGAGCCTGACGGTCATCATGATGGAGGCCACCAGCAACGTGACCTACGGCTTCCCCATCATGCTGGTGCTGATGACCGCCAAGATCGTAGGGGACGTCTTCATTGAG ggcctgtATGACATGCACATCCAGCTGCAGAGTGTGCCCTTCCTGCACTGGGAAGCCCCGGTCACCTCGCACTCGCTCACTGCCAG GGAGGTGATGAGCACACCGGTCACCTGCCTGcggaggagggagaaggtgggTGTCATCGTGGACGTGCTGAGCAACACGATGTCCAACCACAACGGCTTCCCCGTGGTGGAGGCCGCCGATGACACCCAG CCAGCCCGGCTCCAGGGCTTAATCCTGCGCTCTCAGCTGATCGTCCTGCTGAAGCACAAA GTGTTCGTGGAACGGTCCAATGTGGGCCTGGTGCGGCGGCGGCTGAGACTGAAGGATTTTCGTGACGCCTACCCACGCTTCCCCCCGATCCAGTCCATCCACGTGTCCCAGGACGAGCGGGAGTGCACCATGGACCTCTCCGAGTTCATGAACCCCTCCCCCTACACAGTGCCCCAG GAGGCGTCCCTCCCGCGGGTGTTCAAGCTGTTCCGAGCCCTGGGCCTCAGGCACCTGGTGGTGGTGGACAACCGCAATCAG GTGGTCGGGCTGGTGACCAGGAAGGACCTGGCCAGATACCGGCTTGGGAAGGGGGGCCTGGAGGAGCTCTCTCTGGCCCAGACGTGA
- the CLCN7 gene encoding H(+)/Cl(-) exchange transporter 7 isoform X4, producing the protein MSTLELDDELLDPEMDPPHPFPKEIPHNEKLLSLKYESLDYDNSENQLFLEEERRINHTAFRTVEIKRWVICAMIGILTGLVACFIDIVVEKLAGLKYRVVKDNIDKFTEKGGLSFSLLLWATLNSAFVLLGSVIVAFIEPVAAGSGIPQIKCFLNGVKIPHVVRLKTLVIKVSGVILSVVGGLAVGKEGPMIHSGSVIAAGISQGRSTSLKRDFKIFEYFRRDTEKRDFVSAGAAAGVSAAFGAPVGGVLFSLEEGASFWNQFLTWRIFFASMISTFTLNFVLSIYHGNVWDLSSPGLINFGRFDTETMVYTIHEIPIFIAMGVLGGVLGAVFNALNYWLTMFRIRYIHRPCLQVIEAMLVAAVTATVAFVLIYSSRDCQPLQGSSVSYPLQLFCADGEYNSMAAAFFNTPEKSVVSLFHDPPGSYNPMTLGLFTLVYFFLACWTYGLTVSAGVFIPSLLIGAAWGRLFGISLSYITGAAIWADPGKYALMGAAAQLGGIVRMTLSLTVIMMEATSNVTYGFPIMLVLMTAKIVGDVFIEGLYDMHIQLQSVPFLHWEAPVTSHSLTAREVMSTPVTCLRRREKVGVIVDVLSNTMSNHNGFPVVEAADDTQPARLQGLILRSQLIVLLKHKVFVERSNVGLVRRRLRLKDFRDAYPRFPPIQSIHVSQDERECTMDLSEFMNPSPYTVPQEASLPRVFKLFRALGLRHLVVVDNRNQVVGLVTRKDLARYRLGKGGLEELSLAQT; encoded by the exons ATGAGCACCTTGGAGCTGGACGATGAGCTTCTGGACCCC GAGATGGACCCCCCTCACCCTTTCCCCAAGGAGATCCCACACAATGAGAAGCTGCTGTCCCTCAAGTATGAG AGCTTGGACTATGACAACAGTGAGAACCAGctgttcctggaggaggagagacgGATCAACCACACG GCCTTCCGGACAGTGGAGATCAAACGCTGGGTCATCTGTGCCATGATTGGCATCCTTACGGGCCTCGTGGCCTGCTTCATTGACATCGTGGTGGAGAAGCTGGCTGGCCTCAAGTACAGGGTTGTCAAGGACA ATATTGACAAGTTCACAGAGAAGGGTGGGCTGTCCTTCTCCCTCCTGCTGTGGGCCACTCTGAACTCTGCGTTTGTGCTCCTGGGCTCGGTGATCGTGGCCTTTATAGAG CCGGTCGCCGCTGGCAGCGGGATCCCCCAGATCAAGTGCTTCCTCAATGGGGTGAAGATCCCCCACGTGGTCCGGCTCAAG ACTCTGGTGATCAAAGTGTCCGGCGTGATCCTGTCCGTGGTGGGAGGACTGGCTGTGGGGAAG GAGGGGCCAATGATCCACTCCGGCTCCGTGATTGCTGCTGGGATTTCCCAGGGGAGGTCAACATCACTAAAGCGAGATTTCAAG ATCTTCGAGTACTTCcgcagagacacagagaagcgGGACTTTGTCTCGGCAGGAGCTGCGGCCGGAGTGTCTGCTGCGTTTGGGGCCCCTGTGG GTGGGGTCCTGTTCAGCTTGGAGGAGGGTGCGTCCTTCTGGAACCAGTTCCTGACATGGAGAATT TTTTTTGCTTCCATGATTTCCACCTTCACCCTGAATTTCGTCCTAAGCATTTACCACGGAAATGTGTGGGACCTGTCCAGCCCTGGCCTCATCAACTTTGGAAGATTTGACACCGAG ACGATGGTGTACACGATCCACGAGATCCCCATCTTCATTGCCATGGGTGTGCTGG GTGGTGTCCTTGGAGCCGTGTTCAACGCTTTGAATTACTGGCTGACGATGTTTCGAATCAG GTACATCCACCGGCCCTGCCTCCAGGTGATCGAGGCCATGCTGGTGGCCGCTGTCACGGCCACAGTCGCCTTCGTGCTGATTTACTCTTCCCGGGATTGTCAGCCCCTGCAGGGGAGCTCTGTGTCCTATCCCCTCCAG CTCTTCTGTGCCGATGGCGAGTACAACTCAATGGCCGCAGCCTTCTTCAACACCCCGGAGAAGAGCGTGGTCAGCCTTTTCCACGACCCCCCAG GCTCCTACAACCCCATGACGCTTGGCCTCTTCACCCTGGTCTACTTCTTCCTGGCCTGCTGGACCTACGGGCTCACGGTGTCGGCCGGTGTCTTCATCCCGTCCTTGCTCATCGGGGCCGCCTGGGGCCGGCTGTTCGGCATCTCCCTCTCCTACATCACAGGGGCCGCA ATCTGGGCAGACCCCGGCAAGTATGCCCTGATGGGAGCGGCTGCCCAGCTGG GTGGGATCGTGAGGATGACGCTGAGCCTGACGGTCATCATGATGGAGGCCACCAGCAACGTGACCTACGGCTTCCCCATCATGCTGGTGCTGATGACCGCCAAGATCGTAGGGGACGTCTTCATTGAG ggcctgtATGACATGCACATCCAGCTGCAGAGTGTGCCCTTCCTGCACTGGGAAGCCCCGGTCACCTCGCACTCGCTCACTGCCAG GGAGGTGATGAGCACACCGGTCACCTGCCTGcggaggagggagaaggtgggTGTCATCGTGGACGTGCTGAGCAACACGATGTCCAACCACAACGGCTTCCCCGTGGTGGAGGCCGCCGATGACACCCAG CCAGCCCGGCTCCAGGGCTTAATCCTGCGCTCTCAGCTGATCGTCCTGCTGAAGCACAAA GTGTTCGTGGAACGGTCCAATGTGGGCCTGGTGCGGCGGCGGCTGAGACTGAAGGATTTTCGTGACGCCTACCCACGCTTCCCCCCGATCCAGTCCATCCACGTGTCCCAGGACGAGCGGGAGTGCACCATGGACCTCTCCGAGTTCATGAACCCCTCCCCCTACACAGTGCCCCAG GAGGCGTCCCTCCCGCGGGTGTTCAAGCTGTTCCGAGCCCTGGGCCTCAGGCACCTGGTGGTGGTGGACAACCGCAATCAG GTGGTCGGGCTGGTGACCAGGAAGGACCTGGCCAGATACCGGCTTGGGAAGGGGGGCCTGGAGGAGCTCTCTCTGGCCCAGACGTGA
- the CLCN7 gene encoding H(+)/Cl(-) exchange transporter 7 isoform X2, producing the protein MANVSKKVSWSGRDLDDDEAAPLLRRAARPGASAGEATPLLNGAGPAAARAEMDPPHPFPKEIPHNEKLLSLKYESLDYDNSENQLFLEEERRINHTAFRTVEIKRWVICAMIGILTGLVACFIDIVVEKLAGLKYRVVKDNIDKFTEKGGLSFSLLLWATLNSAFVLLGSVIVAFIEPVAAGSGIPQIKCFLNGVKIPHVVRLKTLVIKVSGVILSVVGGLAVGKEGPMIHSGSVIAAGISQGRSTSLKRDFKIFEYFRRDTEKRDFVSAGAAAGVSAAFGAPVGGVLFSLEEGASFWNQFLTWRIFFASMISTFTLNFVLSIYHGNVWDLSSPGLINFGRFDTETMVYTIHEIPIFIAMGVLGGVLGAVFNALNYWLTMFRIRYIHRPCLQVIEAMLVAAVTATVAFVLIYSSRDCQPLQGSSVSYPLQLFCADGEYNSMAAAFFNTPEKSVVSLFHDPPGSYNPMTLGLFTLVYFFLACWTYGLTVSAGVFIPSLLIGAAWGRLFGISLSYITGAAIWADPGKYALMGAAAQLGGIVRMTLSLTVIMMEATSNVTYGFPIMLVLMTAKIVGDVFIEGLYDMHIQLQSVPFLHWEAPVTSHSLTAREVMSTPVTCLRRREKVGVIVDVLSNTMSNHNGFPVVEAADDTQPARLQGLILRSQLIVLLKHKVFVERSNVGLVRRRLRLKDFRDAYPRFPPIQSIHVSQDERECTMDLSEFMNPSPYTVPQEASLPRVFKLFRALGLRHLVVVDNRNQVVGLVTRKDLARYRLGKGGLEELSLAQT; encoded by the exons ATGGCCAACGTCTCCAAGAAGGTGTCGTGGTCTGGCCGCGACCTGGACGATGACGAGGCGGCGCCGCTGCTGCGAAGGGCGGCGCGGCCCGGGGCGTCGGCCGGGGAGGCCACGCCGCTGCTGAACGGGGCCGGGCCAGCGGCCGCCCGCGCA GAGATGGACCCCCCTCACCCTTTCCCCAAGGAGATCCCACACAATGAGAAGCTGCTGTCCCTCAAGTATGAG AGCTTGGACTATGACAACAGTGAGAACCAGctgttcctggaggaggagagacgGATCAACCACACG GCCTTCCGGACAGTGGAGATCAAACGCTGGGTCATCTGTGCCATGATTGGCATCCTTACGGGCCTCGTGGCCTGCTTCATTGACATCGTGGTGGAGAAGCTGGCTGGCCTCAAGTACAGGGTTGTCAAGGACA ATATTGACAAGTTCACAGAGAAGGGTGGGCTGTCCTTCTCCCTCCTGCTGTGGGCCACTCTGAACTCTGCGTTTGTGCTCCTGGGCTCGGTGATCGTGGCCTTTATAGAG CCGGTCGCCGCTGGCAGCGGGATCCCCCAGATCAAGTGCTTCCTCAATGGGGTGAAGATCCCCCACGTGGTCCGGCTCAAG ACTCTGGTGATCAAAGTGTCCGGCGTGATCCTGTCCGTGGTGGGAGGACTGGCTGTGGGGAAG GAGGGGCCAATGATCCACTCCGGCTCCGTGATTGCTGCTGGGATTTCCCAGGGGAGGTCAACATCACTAAAGCGAGATTTCAAG ATCTTCGAGTACTTCcgcagagacacagagaagcgGGACTTTGTCTCGGCAGGAGCTGCGGCCGGAGTGTCTGCTGCGTTTGGGGCCCCTGTGG GTGGGGTCCTGTTCAGCTTGGAGGAGGGTGCGTCCTTCTGGAACCAGTTCCTGACATGGAGAATT TTTTTTGCTTCCATGATTTCCACCTTCACCCTGAATTTCGTCCTAAGCATTTACCACGGAAATGTGTGGGACCTGTCCAGCCCTGGCCTCATCAACTTTGGAAGATTTGACACCGAG ACGATGGTGTACACGATCCACGAGATCCCCATCTTCATTGCCATGGGTGTGCTGG GTGGTGTCCTTGGAGCCGTGTTCAACGCTTTGAATTACTGGCTGACGATGTTTCGAATCAG GTACATCCACCGGCCCTGCCTCCAGGTGATCGAGGCCATGCTGGTGGCCGCTGTCACGGCCACAGTCGCCTTCGTGCTGATTTACTCTTCCCGGGATTGTCAGCCCCTGCAGGGGAGCTCTGTGTCCTATCCCCTCCAG CTCTTCTGTGCCGATGGCGAGTACAACTCAATGGCCGCAGCCTTCTTCAACACCCCGGAGAAGAGCGTGGTCAGCCTTTTCCACGACCCCCCAG GCTCCTACAACCCCATGACGCTTGGCCTCTTCACCCTGGTCTACTTCTTCCTGGCCTGCTGGACCTACGGGCTCACGGTGTCGGCCGGTGTCTTCATCCCGTCCTTGCTCATCGGGGCCGCCTGGGGCCGGCTGTTCGGCATCTCCCTCTCCTACATCACAGGGGCCGCA ATCTGGGCAGACCCCGGCAAGTATGCCCTGATGGGAGCGGCTGCCCAGCTGG GTGGGATCGTGAGGATGACGCTGAGCCTGACGGTCATCATGATGGAGGCCACCAGCAACGTGACCTACGGCTTCCCCATCATGCTGGTGCTGATGACCGCCAAGATCGTAGGGGACGTCTTCATTGAG ggcctgtATGACATGCACATCCAGCTGCAGAGTGTGCCCTTCCTGCACTGGGAAGCCCCGGTCACCTCGCACTCGCTCACTGCCAG GGAGGTGATGAGCACACCGGTCACCTGCCTGcggaggagggagaaggtgggTGTCATCGTGGACGTGCTGAGCAACACGATGTCCAACCACAACGGCTTCCCCGTGGTGGAGGCCGCCGATGACACCCAG CCAGCCCGGCTCCAGGGCTTAATCCTGCGCTCTCAGCTGATCGTCCTGCTGAAGCACAAA GTGTTCGTGGAACGGTCCAATGTGGGCCTGGTGCGGCGGCGGCTGAGACTGAAGGATTTTCGTGACGCCTACCCACGCTTCCCCCCGATCCAGTCCATCCACGTGTCCCAGGACGAGCGGGAGTGCACCATGGACCTCTCCGAGTTCATGAACCCCTCCCCCTACACAGTGCCCCAG GAGGCGTCCCTCCCGCGGGTGTTCAAGCTGTTCCGAGCCCTGGGCCTCAGGCACCTGGTGGTGGTGGACAACCGCAATCAG GTGGTCGGGCTGGTGACCAGGAAGGACCTGGCCAGATACCGGCTTGGGAAGGGGGGCCTGGAGGAGCTCTCTCTGGCCCAGACGTGA
- the CLCN7 gene encoding H(+)/Cl(-) exchange transporter 7 isoform X3 — protein sequence MANVSKKVSWSGRDLDDDEAAPLLRRAARPGASAGEATPLLNGAGPAAARASPHSAFFRIGQMSTLELDDELLDPEMDPPHPFPKEIPHNEKLLSLKYESLDYDNSENQLFLEEERRINHTAFRTVEIKRWVICAMIGILTGLVACFIDIVVEKLAGLKYRVVKDNIDKFTEKGGLSFSLLLWATLNSAFVLLGSVIVAFIETLVIKVSGVILSVVGGLAVGKEGPMIHSGSVIAAGISQGRSTSLKRDFKIFEYFRRDTEKRDFVSAGAAAGVSAAFGAPVGGVLFSLEEGASFWNQFLTWRIFFASMISTFTLNFVLSIYHGNVWDLSSPGLINFGRFDTETMVYTIHEIPIFIAMGVLGGVLGAVFNALNYWLTMFRIRYIHRPCLQVIEAMLVAAVTATVAFVLIYSSRDCQPLQGSSVSYPLQLFCADGEYNSMAAAFFNTPEKSVVSLFHDPPGSYNPMTLGLFTLVYFFLACWTYGLTVSAGVFIPSLLIGAAWGRLFGISLSYITGAAIWADPGKYALMGAAAQLGGIVRMTLSLTVIMMEATSNVTYGFPIMLVLMTAKIVGDVFIEGLYDMHIQLQSVPFLHWEAPVTSHSLTAREVMSTPVTCLRRREKVGVIVDVLSNTMSNHNGFPVVEAADDTQPARLQGLILRSQLIVLLKHKVFVERSNVGLVRRRLRLKDFRDAYPRFPPIQSIHVSQDERECTMDLSEFMNPSPYTVPQEASLPRVFKLFRALGLRHLVVVDNRNQVVGLVTRKDLARYRLGKGGLEELSLAQT from the exons ATGGCCAACGTCTCCAAGAAGGTGTCGTGGTCTGGCCGCGACCTGGACGATGACGAGGCGGCGCCGCTGCTGCGAAGGGCGGCGCGGCCCGGGGCGTCGGCCGGGGAGGCCACGCCGCTGCTGAACGGGGCCGGGCCAGCGGCCGCCCGCGCA TCGCCCCATTCGGCATTTTTCCGGATTGGACAGATGAGCACCTTGGAGCTGGACGATGAGCTTCTGGACCCC GAGATGGACCCCCCTCACCCTTTCCCCAAGGAGATCCCACACAATGAGAAGCTGCTGTCCCTCAAGTATGAG AGCTTGGACTATGACAACAGTGAGAACCAGctgttcctggaggaggagagacgGATCAACCACACG GCCTTCCGGACAGTGGAGATCAAACGCTGGGTCATCTGTGCCATGATTGGCATCCTTACGGGCCTCGTGGCCTGCTTCATTGACATCGTGGTGGAGAAGCTGGCTGGCCTCAAGTACAGGGTTGTCAAGGACA ATATTGACAAGTTCACAGAGAAGGGTGGGCTGTCCTTCTCCCTCCTGCTGTGGGCCACTCTGAACTCTGCGTTTGTGCTCCTGGGCTCGGTGATCGTGGCCTTTATAGAG ACTCTGGTGATCAAAGTGTCCGGCGTGATCCTGTCCGTGGTGGGAGGACTGGCTGTGGGGAAG GAGGGGCCAATGATCCACTCCGGCTCCGTGATTGCTGCTGGGATTTCCCAGGGGAGGTCAACATCACTAAAGCGAGATTTCAAG ATCTTCGAGTACTTCcgcagagacacagagaagcgGGACTTTGTCTCGGCAGGAGCTGCGGCCGGAGTGTCTGCTGCGTTTGGGGCCCCTGTGG GTGGGGTCCTGTTCAGCTTGGAGGAGGGTGCGTCCTTCTGGAACCAGTTCCTGACATGGAGAATT TTTTTTGCTTCCATGATTTCCACCTTCACCCTGAATTTCGTCCTAAGCATTTACCACGGAAATGTGTGGGACCTGTCCAGCCCTGGCCTCATCAACTTTGGAAGATTTGACACCGAG ACGATGGTGTACACGATCCACGAGATCCCCATCTTCATTGCCATGGGTGTGCTGG GTGGTGTCCTTGGAGCCGTGTTCAACGCTTTGAATTACTGGCTGACGATGTTTCGAATCAG GTACATCCACCGGCCCTGCCTCCAGGTGATCGAGGCCATGCTGGTGGCCGCTGTCACGGCCACAGTCGCCTTCGTGCTGATTTACTCTTCCCGGGATTGTCAGCCCCTGCAGGGGAGCTCTGTGTCCTATCCCCTCCAG CTCTTCTGTGCCGATGGCGAGTACAACTCAATGGCCGCAGCCTTCTTCAACACCCCGGAGAAGAGCGTGGTCAGCCTTTTCCACGACCCCCCAG GCTCCTACAACCCCATGACGCTTGGCCTCTTCACCCTGGTCTACTTCTTCCTGGCCTGCTGGACCTACGGGCTCACGGTGTCGGCCGGTGTCTTCATCCCGTCCTTGCTCATCGGGGCCGCCTGGGGCCGGCTGTTCGGCATCTCCCTCTCCTACATCACAGGGGCCGCA ATCTGGGCAGACCCCGGCAAGTATGCCCTGATGGGAGCGGCTGCCCAGCTGG GTGGGATCGTGAGGATGACGCTGAGCCTGACGGTCATCATGATGGAGGCCACCAGCAACGTGACCTACGGCTTCCCCATCATGCTGGTGCTGATGACCGCCAAGATCGTAGGGGACGTCTTCATTGAG ggcctgtATGACATGCACATCCAGCTGCAGAGTGTGCCCTTCCTGCACTGGGAAGCCCCGGTCACCTCGCACTCGCTCACTGCCAG GGAGGTGATGAGCACACCGGTCACCTGCCTGcggaggagggagaaggtgggTGTCATCGTGGACGTGCTGAGCAACACGATGTCCAACCACAACGGCTTCCCCGTGGTGGAGGCCGCCGATGACACCCAG CCAGCCCGGCTCCAGGGCTTAATCCTGCGCTCTCAGCTGATCGTCCTGCTGAAGCACAAA GTGTTCGTGGAACGGTCCAATGTGGGCCTGGTGCGGCGGCGGCTGAGACTGAAGGATTTTCGTGACGCCTACCCACGCTTCCCCCCGATCCAGTCCATCCACGTGTCCCAGGACGAGCGGGAGTGCACCATGGACCTCTCCGAGTTCATGAACCCCTCCCCCTACACAGTGCCCCAG GAGGCGTCCCTCCCGCGGGTGTTCAAGCTGTTCCGAGCCCTGGGCCTCAGGCACCTGGTGGTGGTGGACAACCGCAATCAG GTGGTCGGGCTGGTGACCAGGAAGGACCTGGCCAGATACCGGCTTGGGAAGGGGGGCCTGGAGGAGCTCTCTCTGGCCCAGACGTGA